A region from the uncultured Macellibacteroides sp. genome encodes:
- a CDS encoding NAD kinase, with protein MKVGVFGSEYQEEKQNVIKRLFEKLNEREVEIYVDCRFHLFLTDVLNYNPQIKGILSDDDFDLDVALSVGGDGTFLRTAARVNKQNIPILGINTGRLGFLADISCNELEDTIDELFKNYYKIEERTLLRLHTDERAYCGYNYALNEIAILKRDTSSMITIHTSLNNEYLTSYEADGLVIATPTGSTAYSMSVNGPIIIPQSNSIVLSPVAPHSLNVRPLVVPDTYVIRLGVESRSKNFLIALDGRSEVFPTGIELVVNKADYTTKVIKRYNHTFYKTLREKLMWGADARMK; from the coding sequence ATGAAGGTAGGAGTGTTTGGCAGCGAGTATCAGGAAGAAAAGCAAAATGTTATTAAACGGCTTTTCGAAAAACTGAACGAAAGGGAGGTTGAAATTTATGTGGATTGTCGTTTTCATCTATTTTTAACAGATGTTCTGAATTACAATCCTCAAATAAAAGGAATTCTTTCTGATGATGACTTCGATTTGGATGTGGCATTAAGTGTTGGAGGCGACGGAACATTCCTTCGAACTGCTGCCCGGGTAAACAAACAAAATATTCCTATTCTGGGGATTAATACCGGAAGACTTGGTTTTCTGGCCGATATTTCCTGCAACGAATTAGAAGATACTATCGACGAGCTTTTTAAAAATTACTACAAAATAGAAGAACGTACCTTGTTGCGTTTACATACCGACGAACGAGCGTATTGCGGATACAACTATGCCTTGAATGAGATTGCTATTTTAAAGCGCGACACATCTTCAATGATTACCATACATACTTCATTAAATAATGAATATCTTACCTCTTATGAGGCCGATGGTTTGGTGATTGCCACTCCTACAGGTTCTACAGCTTACTCTATGAGTGTAAATGGTCCGATAATCATACCGCAGAGCAATAGTATCGTTTTGAGTCCTGTTGCTCCGCATAGCCTAAATGTTCGTCCTCTTGTTGTGCCAGACACCTATGTTATAAGATTAGGCGTTGAGAGTAGAAGTAAGAATTTTCTTATCGCTCTTGATGGCCGATCAGAAGTTTTCCCCACGGGGATAGAGCTCGTTGTCAATAAAGCCGATTATACAACCAAAGTAATAAAGCGATATAATCACACCTTTTATAAAACTCTGCGGGAGAAATTAATGTGGGGTGCTGATGCACGTATGAAATAA
- the mdh gene encoding malate dehydrogenase: protein MSKVTVVGAGNVGATCANVLAFNEVADEVVMLDVKEGVSEGKAMDMMQTAQLLGFDTTVVGCTNDYAKTANSDVVVITSGIPRKPGMTREELIGVNAGIVKSVAGNILTYSPNAIIVVISNPMDTMTYLSLKSLGLPKNRIIGMGGALDSSRFKYYLSQALGCNANEVEGMVIGGHGDTTMIPLARFATYKGIPVSELLSAEELDKVVKATMVGGATLTGLLGTSAWYAPGAAGAFVVESIIKNQMKMIPSCVSLEGEYGQNDICIGVPTIIGRNGVEKIVELELTAEEKALFEASANAVRKTNDVLKEINVL, encoded by the coding sequence ATGTCTAAAGTAACAGTTGTTGGCGCCGGTAATGTAGGTGCTACATGCGCAAATGTTCTTGCATTCAATGAAGTAGCTGACGAAGTTGTAATGCTTGATGTAAAAGAAGGCGTTTCGGAAGGTAAAGCAATGGATATGATGCAAACCGCTCAATTGCTAGGTTTTGATACTACAGTAGTGGGTTGCACAAACGACTATGCTAAAACAGCAAATTCAGACGTTGTTGTTATCACTTCAGGTATTCCACGCAAGCCAGGTATGACTCGTGAAGAGTTAATCGGAGTAAACGCTGGCATTGTTAAAAGTGTAGCAGGTAACATCCTTACATATTCACCAAACGCAATCATCGTAGTTATCTCTAACCCGATGGACACAATGACTTACCTTTCACTTAAGTCTTTAGGTTTACCTAAAAACCGTATCATTGGTATGGGTGGTGCTTTGGATAGTTCACGTTTCAAATATTATTTATCTCAGGCTTTGGGTTGCAACGCAAACGAAGTTGAAGGTATGGTAATTGGTGGTCACGGTGACACAACAATGATTCCATTGGCTCGTTTCGCAACATACAAGGGTATCCCTGTAAGCGAATTACTGAGCGCTGAAGAATTGGACAAAGTAGTAAAAGCTACTATGGTAGGTGGTGCTACGCTGACTGGTTTACTTGGAACTTCTGCTTGGTATGCACCAGGTGCTGCAGGAGCATTCGTTGTTGAATCAATCATTAAGAACCAAATGAAGATGATTCCTTCTTGTGTTTCTTTGGAAGGCGAATACGGACAAAACGATATTTGCATCGGTGTCCCAACAATTATTGGTCGTAACGGTGTTGAAAAGATTGTTGAACTAGAACTTACAGCTGAAGAAAAAGCATTGTTCGAAGCTAGTGCAAATGCTGTTCGTAAAACTAACGACGTATTGAAAGAAATCAACGTGCTTTAA
- a CDS encoding class I SAM-dependent rRNA methyltransferase gives MNYCKVILKPKKEESLLRFHPWVFSGAIQSIQGKPEEGDVVEIFGSNNQFLALGHYQIGSIAVRILSFKQIPIDAGFWKERIQVAYSIRQSLGLTGTDNNNTYRLIHGEGDNLPGLIIDMYAHTAVLQAHSVGMHHARFDIVEALKDVLGDSLRNVYYKSETTLPFKANLGTEDGYLYGGEIEETAVENGLKFYVDWLKGQKTGFFVDQRENRTLLQQYSKDRSVLNMFCYTGGFSFYAMRGGAKVVHSVDSSARAISLTNKNVEANFPGDARHEAYAEDAFKYLEKMGSNYDLIILDPPAFAKHRDVLRNALQGYRKLNAIAFEKIKPGGIIFTFSCSQVVSKENFRLAVFSAAAQSGRNVRILHQLSQPADHPINIYHPEGEYLKGLVLHVE, from the coding sequence ATGAACTATTGCAAAGTTATTCTCAAACCAAAAAAAGAAGAATCGTTATTGCGCTTTCACCCATGGGTGTTCTCCGGCGCAATCCAATCCATACAGGGTAAACCTGAAGAAGGAGACGTTGTGGAGATATTCGGTTCCAATAACCAGTTTCTGGCTTTGGGACACTACCAGATAGGGAGTATCGCCGTGCGAATTCTGTCTTTTAAACAAATACCCATCGATGCTGGTTTCTGGAAAGAACGCATTCAGGTTGCTTATTCTATACGCCAGTCTCTTGGGCTGACAGGAACTGACAATAACAACACCTACAGGCTGATTCATGGTGAAGGCGACAACCTTCCGGGATTAATCATAGACATGTATGCACATACTGCTGTATTACAGGCACACTCTGTAGGGATGCACCATGCCCGTTTTGATATAGTGGAGGCTCTAAAAGATGTATTAGGTGATAGTCTACGGAATGTTTATTACAAATCAGAGACAACATTACCTTTCAAGGCAAATCTTGGGACGGAAGACGGATATCTTTATGGTGGAGAAATAGAAGAAACTGCCGTTGAAAACGGGCTAAAGTTTTATGTTGACTGGCTGAAGGGCCAAAAAACCGGATTCTTTGTTGACCAGCGCGAAAACCGCACTTTGCTTCAGCAGTATTCGAAAGACAGATCTGTACTGAACATGTTTTGCTACACAGGTGGGTTCTCTTTTTACGCCATGCGCGGTGGAGCAAAGGTTGTACACTCTGTGGATAGTTCTGCACGGGCAATTTCGCTGACCAACAAAAATGTGGAAGCAAATTTTCCAGGCGATGCAAGACATGAAGCTTATGCTGAAGATGCATTCAAATATCTTGAAAAAATGGGGAGCAATTACGATTTAATTATTTTGGATCCTCCTGCCTTTGCTAAACACAGAGATGTACTTCGCAACGCCTTGCAAGGATACCGGAAGCTTAACGCAATTGCATTCGAGAAAATAAAACCGGGAGGTATTATTTTTACTTTCTCTTGTTCGCAGGTTGTAAGTAAAGAAAACTTCCGTTTGGCTGTATTTAGTGCTGCGGCACAATCAGGACGCAATGTGCGTATTCTGCATCAGCTCTCGCAACCGGCAGATCATCCCATCAACATCTACCATCCGGAGGGTGAATACCTGAAAGGGCTTGTTTTACATGTTGAATAG
- a CDS encoding 3'-5' exonuclease, whose amino-acid sequence MMDFLQSISKEDLSLLPIEEFPGRVIVVDTEKDASKAVSYLSTFKDVGFDTETRPNFRKGQSNKISLMQLSTQDTCFLFRLNYIGIPEPLESFLCDDSIQKIGLSLRDDFNAIQKRSKLEPKGFLDLQNYVGKFGIKDASLQKIYAIIFNKKISKGQRLSNWEADILSDGQKKYASLDAWACLKIYKQLNAL is encoded by the coding sequence ATGATGGATTTTTTACAAAGCATAAGCAAAGAAGATTTATCTCTTCTGCCTATTGAAGAATTTCCGGGAAGGGTTATCGTTGTCGATACGGAAAAAGATGCCTCTAAAGCTGTATCTTATCTCTCCACATTTAAAGATGTTGGTTTTGATACAGAAACCCGGCCGAATTTCAGGAAGGGACAGTCAAATAAAATATCGCTGATGCAACTATCAACGCAGGATACTTGTTTTCTTTTTCGGTTGAACTATATAGGAATACCAGAACCTTTAGAGAGTTTCTTATGTGATGATTCCATTCAAAAAATCGGACTTTCGCTGAGAGACGATTTTAATGCCATCCAGAAACGAAGCAAGCTTGAGCCTAAAGGTTTTCTGGATTTACAAAATTATGTTGGTAAATTCGGAATAAAAGATGCCAGTCTGCAAAAGATATATGCGATCATTTTTAACAAGAAAATATCCAAAGGACAACGGCTTAGCAATTGGGAAGCTGATATCCTTTCGGACGGACAAAAGAAATATGCATCACTGGATGCCTGGGCGTGTCTTAAAATATATAAACAATTGAATGCACTATAA
- a CDS encoding DUF5063 domain-containing protein, with protein MENENSPVYSRNTIEFVTVALEFCSFVETTGKFSRFEFTDKATKLLPLLYIKASLLPEIEETEDSEPELLVTEDMYELVRNQIAVLLGEKDTYLETFHPDMQYSDTPIAAFISENLADVYQDTGNFVSLFRQGNEEVMLEAISLCRENFQNFWGQQLLNALKALHSVRYDEEANLDTNEEE; from the coding sequence ATGGAGAACGAAAACAGTCCTGTTTATAGCAGGAATACCATTGAATTTGTAACAGTTGCACTCGAGTTCTGTTCTTTTGTTGAAACTACAGGTAAATTTTCCCGCTTTGAATTTACGGATAAAGCAACTAAGTTGCTGCCTCTTCTTTACATCAAAGCGTCTCTATTGCCAGAGATTGAAGAAACAGAAGACAGTGAACCCGAACTTTTGGTTACTGAGGATATGTACGAATTGGTGCGCAATCAGATTGCTGTGCTACTAGGTGAGAAAGACACGTATTTGGAAACATTCCATCCGGATATGCAATACAGCGACACACCGATAGCGGCTTTCATTTCTGAAAACCTGGCAGATGTATATCAGGATACGGGCAATTTTGTTTCGTTGTTCAGACAAGGAAACGAGGAAGTAATGCTTGAAGCTATTTCGCTTTGCCGGGAAAATTTCCAAAATTTTTGGGGTCAGCAATTGCTTAACGCCCTCAAAGCGTTGCATTCTGTAAGGTATGACGAAGAAGCTAATTTAGACACCAACGAAGAAGAATGA
- a CDS encoding DNA translocase FtsK: protein MAKKSNTKQATDTTGFFTSLKYFFTNERTRFISGLVISFVTVYVGLSLISFFFTGGIDQSKIDNVPLGDLVINKGSVANWTGVRGAYLADLLMNRWFGISSFVILFFLGSLGAKLMNLNNVSLLRRFIFSSTLLIWGSLFFAFVFIKGYEDTFIYLGGQHGYYLSEKMTNNIGLPGTFLFILGTFIIIAVFSSKRTIPFLQNLLSFSWLRKRFANKEKAFDESVEEESGELIAEFDTEKELAEAEVVKEKPVRKTYADAIEEDSFEINIPQEEEPYEDFPEIASVADVAGDVIFTVDVPVGDDEVYDGSSMGEYDPKLDLSQFRYPTPDLLKKYDVGDHQVDMEEQKANQTRIKQTLENFGINIASIKATVGPTLTLYEVIPEAGVRISKIRNLEDDIALSLSALGIRIIAPMPGKGTIGIEVPNKDPQIVSMQSIIASRKFQECKYDLPVALGKTITNEIYMFDLCKMPHLLVAGATGQGKSVGLNAIITSMLYKKHPSELKFVLVDPKMVEFSIYSEIEKHYLAKLPDAEKAIITDFTKVIQTLNSLCKEMDDRYDLLMKAHTRNIKEYNDKFVKRRLNPEKGHKFMPYIVVIIDEFGDLIMTAGKEIELPIARIAQKARAVGIHMVIATQRPSTNIITGTIKANFPARMAFRVSSMIDSRTILDSPGANQLIGRGDLLFSQGNDMIRVQCAFVDTPEVEQVASFIGTQQGYPTAFLLPEYVGENDADKMPGAVDLSDRDALFDEAARLLVIQQQGSTSLIQRKFAIGYNRAGRLMDQLEAAGIVGPFEGSKARQVLIQDEYNLERLLNSLK, encoded by the coding sequence ATGGCAAAAAAGAGCAATACGAAGCAAGCTACTGATACAACAGGTTTCTTTACTTCCCTGAAGTACTTCTTTACCAATGAACGAACACGCTTTATAAGTGGTTTGGTCATTTCGTTTGTTACAGTTTATGTAGGTCTTTCACTGATCTCCTTTTTCTTTACCGGAGGGATCGATCAAAGTAAAATTGATAATGTTCCTCTGGGCGATTTGGTTATAAATAAAGGATCTGTAGCGAACTGGACAGGCGTAAGAGGTGCTTATCTTGCCGATCTGCTGATGAATCGTTGGTTTGGTATCTCTTCTTTTGTAATTCTTTTCTTTTTAGGATCGTTGGGAGCCAAGCTGATGAATCTTAATAATGTATCATTATTAAGACGGTTCATTTTTAGCAGTACATTGCTGATCTGGGGATCTTTGTTTTTTGCCTTTGTATTTATAAAAGGCTACGAGGACACATTTATATATCTTGGTGGACAGCATGGTTACTATCTTTCCGAGAAAATGACTAACAATATAGGACTTCCCGGAACTTTCCTTTTTATTTTGGGAACATTTATTATTATTGCCGTTTTCAGCAGTAAACGAACAATCCCGTTCTTGCAAAACCTACTATCGTTCTCTTGGTTAAGGAAACGGTTTGCAAATAAAGAAAAAGCATTTGATGAATCGGTGGAGGAAGAGTCCGGCGAACTGATAGCCGAGTTTGATACCGAAAAAGAGTTGGCCGAAGCAGAGGTAGTTAAAGAAAAGCCGGTACGTAAAACTTATGCTGATGCAATAGAAGAAGATTCTTTTGAAATTAATATACCTCAGGAAGAAGAGCCTTACGAGGATTTTCCGGAGATAGCCAGTGTCGCAGACGTTGCAGGCGATGTGATTTTTACTGTAGATGTTCCCGTGGGTGACGACGAAGTATATGACGGATCCTCCATGGGAGAGTATGATCCTAAACTTGACCTGTCGCAGTTTCGTTATCCCACACCCGATTTACTGAAAAAATACGATGTTGGCGATCATCAGGTCGACATGGAGGAACAAAAGGCGAATCAGACCCGTATTAAACAAACGCTCGAAAACTTTGGTATAAATATCGCATCAATAAAAGCTACGGTAGGGCCTACGCTTACCTTGTATGAAGTAATTCCGGAAGCGGGAGTCCGTATTTCTAAAATCCGAAACCTGGAGGATGATATTGCATTGAGTCTTTCAGCGCTAGGTATCCGTATCATTGCCCCAATGCCGGGTAAAGGTACAATTGGTATTGAGGTTCCAAATAAAGATCCGCAGATAGTTTCCATGCAGTCGATAATTGCTTCACGCAAATTTCAGGAGTGCAAGTACGATCTTCCTGTAGCATTGGGTAAAACAATTACCAACGAAATTTATATGTTTGACCTGTGTAAAATGCCCCACTTGTTGGTGGCAGGGGCAACAGGCCAAGGTAAATCCGTTGGGTTAAATGCAATTATTACCTCGATGCTTTACAAGAAACATCCGTCCGAACTTAAATTCGTTTTGGTCGACCCTAAAATGGTTGAATTTAGCATCTATTCGGAAATAGAAAAACATTACCTGGCCAAATTGCCTGATGCGGAAAAGGCTATTATAACCGACTTTACCAAAGTAATACAGACATTGAATTCGCTGTGTAAAGAAATGGACGACCGTTACGATCTGTTGATGAAAGCGCATACTCGTAATATAAAGGAGTACAATGATAAGTTTGTCAAACGTCGTCTTAATCCTGAGAAAGGACATAAATTTATGCCCTATATCGTCGTTATTATTGATGAGTTTGGCGATTTGATTATGACAGCCGGTAAGGAAATAGAATTACCGATAGCCCGTATAGCTCAGAAAGCACGTGCCGTAGGTATTCATATGGTGATTGCCACTCAGCGTCCGTCAACCAATATCATTACAGGAACAATTAAAGCAAACTTCCCTGCCCGTATGGCTTTCCGTGTTTCTTCAATGATCGACTCGCGTACCATTCTTGATTCTCCGGGAGCAAACCAACTGATTGGACGTGGAGACTTGCTGTTCTCGCAAGGAAATGATATGATTCGTGTTCAGTGTGCATTTGTTGATACACCGGAAGTGGAACAAGTTGCTTCGTTTATTGGTACACAGCAAGGATACCCTACGGCATTTTTATTGCCGGAATATGTGGGAGAGAACGATGCGGATAAAATGCCTGGAGCAGTTGATTTGTCTGATCGGGATGCATTGTTCGATGAGGCAGCCCGCTTATTGGTTATTCAGCAGCAAGGTTCAACTTCGCTTATCCAGCGTAAATTTGCAATTGGCTATAACCGTGCCGGAAGATTGATGGATCAACTGGAGGCAGCCGGGATTGTAGGGCCTTTTGAAGGAAGTAAAGCCAGACAGGTCCTTATTCAGGATGAATATAATTTGGAACGACTCTTAAATTCACTAAAGTAA
- a CDS encoding LolA-like putative outer membrane lipoprotein chaperone, which produces MRKNKINSVFAVTFLVVAFVCGLPFMALGQEAQNILDKASQKYNQSNGISASFSLQVRSKASQKAEVIEGTIQMKGEKFTLKTPDSYTWYDGTTQWVYMEQTGEVNVSKPVGDELQLTNPVVLLTTYKKGFTTKYNGESTNQSGKKVFDITLLPKNRKSDISKIELRIDKLTYFPASVTVTSKNGVSNTILISKLKTGVNQSASIFVFDERKFPGAEIIDLR; this is translated from the coding sequence ATGAGGAAAAATAAAATAAATAGCGTATTTGCAGTTACTTTTCTTGTTGTTGCATTTGTTTGCGGCTTGCCGTTTATGGCTTTGGGACAGGAGGCACAGAATATATTGGATAAAGCATCGCAGAAATACAATCAATCCAATGGGATTTCTGCGTCATTCTCTTTGCAGGTGCGCTCCAAAGCAAGCCAAAAAGCCGAGGTTATTGAGGGGACTATCCAGATGAAAGGAGAAAAATTTACGTTGAAAACCCCTGATTCATACACTTGGTATGATGGGACAACCCAGTGGGTTTATATGGAGCAGACAGGCGAAGTGAATGTAAGCAAGCCCGTTGGCGATGAATTACAGCTTACCAACCCTGTCGTATTGCTTACTACGTATAAAAAAGGGTTTACAACCAAGTATAACGGCGAGAGCACCAACCAGAGCGGTAAGAAAGTTTTTGATATCACACTCTTGCCTAAAAACAGGAAAAGCGATATTAGCAAAATAGAATTGCGAATTGATAAGCTTACTTACTTCCCGGCATCCGTAACGGTAACCAGTAAAAACGGAGTAAGTAATACAATTCTTATCAGTAAATTGAAAACAGGTGTAAACCAATCGGCCTCAATTTTTGTTTTCGATGAGAGAAAGTTTCCCGGAGCGGAGATAATCGATTTAAGATAA
- the trxB gene encoding thioredoxin-disulfide reductase, with product MSDTTNEKVRCLIIGSGPAGYTAAIYASRANLAPVLYEGIQPGGQLTTTTEVENFPGYPEGITGPELMEDLKKQAIRFGTDVRYGHASATDLSAAPYKVIIDGEKTIEAETIIISTGATAKYLGLPDEQKYAGMGVSACATCDGFFYRKKVVAVVGGGDTACEESLYLSGLAKHVYLIVRKPFLRASKVMQDRVFKSANITVLFEHNTLGLFGENGVEGAHLVKRAGQPDEEKVDIAIDGFFLAIGHKPNSDIFKPWIETDEIGYIKTVPDSTRTNVPGVFAAGDVADPHYKQAITAAGSGCKAAIEAERYLSELGK from the coding sequence ATGAGTGATACGACAAACGAAAAAGTACGCTGCCTGATTATCGGATCGGGACCAGCAGGATATACTGCTGCAATTTATGCATCCCGTGCCAATCTTGCGCCAGTTCTTTATGAAGGAATTCAACCTGGCGGACAGCTTACAACAACTACCGAAGTTGAGAACTTTCCCGGATATCCTGAAGGAATAACCGGTCCCGAACTAATGGAAGATCTAAAAAAACAAGCCATTCGTTTCGGTACAGATGTTCGCTATGGACATGCATCTGCTACCGATTTATCTGCGGCACCCTATAAAGTTATAATCGACGGAGAGAAAACGATTGAAGCTGAAACCATTATTATATCTACAGGCGCTACTGCCAAATATCTTGGATTGCCAGATGAACAAAAATATGCAGGTATGGGCGTTTCTGCCTGTGCTACTTGCGACGGATTTTTCTATCGCAAGAAAGTTGTTGCTGTAGTTGGAGGAGGAGATACAGCTTGCGAAGAATCCCTGTATCTGTCGGGACTGGCAAAACACGTATATTTAATTGTCCGTAAACCATTCCTGCGTGCTTCCAAAGTAATGCAGGATCGTGTGTTTAAATCAGCCAATATTACCGTATTGTTCGAACATAATACACTTGGTCTATTTGGGGAAAATGGCGTTGAAGGAGCACATTTGGTAAAACGTGCCGGTCAACCCGACGAAGAAAAGGTAGACATCGCAATAGATGGATTCTTCCTTGCAATTGGTCATAAACCCAATTCAGACATATTCAAACCCTGGATTGAAACAGATGAAATAGGCTACATAAAGACTGTCCCTGATTCAACCCGCACCAATGTTCCTGGAGTTTTTGCAGCAGGAGATGTAGCCGACCCTCATTACAAGCAAGCAATTACTGCCGCAGGAAGCGGATGTAAGGCAGCCATAGAGGCAGAACGCTATCTTTCAGAATTAGGCAAGTAA
- a CDS encoding glycerophosphodiester phosphodiesterase family protein, whose product MKIRNLYLVFLCLLLVSSLDAKNKTKVIAHRGYWTCDGSAQNSIKSLERAADIRVYGSEFDVHLTSDDVAVVYHDNTINNLKIQQVPYLTLKDLKLSNGETFPTLNEYLKKGKAIKKTKLIFELKSHGTPERDRQAAAQSIKMIKQNKLHKKTEYITFSLEAGKEMIRLDKKAKVSYLNGELSPKELKELGFSGLDYQYKVMQAHPEWFKEAKELGLTVNVWTVNTPELMQEMINYGADYITTDHPEMLQQILEK is encoded by the coding sequence ATGAAAATCAGAAATTTGTATTTAGTCTTTCTTTGTTTATTATTGGTTTCATCACTCGATGCTAAGAACAAAACAAAAGTAATTGCCCACAGAGGTTACTGGACCTGCGACGGATCTGCTCAAAATTCAATTAAATCGCTCGAAAGAGCCGCCGATATACGTGTATACGGCTCAGAATTTGACGTGCATCTTACTTCTGATGATGTGGCAGTTGTCTATCATGATAATACTATAAATAATTTGAAGATTCAGCAGGTACCTTATTTAACGCTAAAAGACCTGAAATTATCAAATGGAGAAACGTTTCCAACTCTAAATGAGTATTTAAAAAAAGGCAAGGCAATAAAGAAAACAAAGCTTATTTTTGAGCTTAAATCTCATGGAACACCCGAAAGAGACAGGCAGGCAGCCGCACAATCAATAAAAATGATCAAACAGAATAAGCTGCACAAAAAAACGGAATACATAACCTTTAGTCTGGAAGCGGGCAAAGAGATGATTCGTTTGGATAAAAAAGCTAAAGTGTCTTATTTAAATGGCGAATTATCTCCGAAAGAACTAAAAGAACTTGGTTTTAGTGGGCTGGACTATCAATATAAAGTGATGCAAGCACATCCTGAGTGGTTTAAAGAAGCCAAAGAACTAGGCCTTACCGTGAATGTGTGGACAGTAAATACGCCCGAATTAATGCAGGAGATGATTAATTATGGTGCCGATTATATTACAACAGACCATCCAGAGATGCTTCAGCAGATTTTGGAAAAATAA
- a CDS encoding NfeD family protein, translating into MKKIILFLIIGILASTYMVTAQNKSTPLIYEININREIDNATKIYLSKGLSEAKALNADAIIIHMNTYGGLLEAADSMRTAILYSPIPVHVFIDNNAASAGALISIACKKIYMRKGANIGAATVVNQTGEALPDKYQSYMRSMIRSTAEAQGKDTIIQGNDTIYKWKRNPQIAEAMVDDRIIIPNLIDSGKVLTFTADEALKWGYCDGIAESIDQVITSYLGYKTYELETYKPSFADKLKGFLMNPVIQSLLIMCIIGGIYFEMQTPGIGFPLGAAVVAATFYFAPLYIDGLAQNWEILVFIAGLILIAIELFIIPGFGVTGITGIVFIVAGLTLSLLNNTDFNFKGITGSESGQAVLTVLMGIGASFVLMIWLSNKIGSSGLFRKVALEADLEQSLSNTNLPYYIGKYGKAATVLRPSGKVEIENELFDAVSESGFIEKGSSVKVVKFENSQLYVEKV; encoded by the coding sequence ATGAAAAAAATCATATTATTTCTGATAATCGGGATTTTAGCCTCAACATACATGGTTACTGCCCAAAACAAAAGTACGCCCCTTATCTACGAAATAAATATCAACAGAGAGATAGATAATGCAACCAAAATTTACCTTAGCAAGGGGTTGTCCGAAGCAAAAGCGTTAAACGCCGATGCGATAATTATACATATGAATACCTATGGAGGGTTACTCGAAGCTGCAGATTCAATGCGGACTGCTATTTTATACAGCCCGATACCCGTGCATGTTTTCATTGATAACAATGCGGCTTCTGCCGGCGCTTTGATTTCTATCGCGTGTAAAAAGATTTATATGCGCAAAGGAGCAAATATTGGAGCGGCAACTGTTGTAAATCAAACCGGAGAAGCCTTACCTGACAAATACCAGTCCTACATGCGTTCGATGATCAGATCTACAGCCGAGGCTCAAGGAAAAGATACTATTATTCAAGGTAACGACACAATCTATAAATGGAAAAGAAATCCTCAGATTGCTGAAGCAATGGTTGACGACCGGATAATAATACCCAATCTGATTGATAGCGGAAAAGTGCTTACTTTTACTGCCGACGAAGCTTTAAAGTGGGGATATTGTGATGGTATAGCCGAATCGATTGATCAGGTTATCACCTCTTATCTTGGATACAAAACCTACGAATTGGAAACATACAAACCTTCATTTGCTGATAAGCTAAAAGGGTTTTTAATGAATCCCGTCATACAGTCGTTATTAATTATGTGTATAATCGGTGGCATTTACTTTGAAATGCAAACGCCAGGAATTGGTTTTCCATTAGGTGCTGCAGTTGTTGCTGCTACTTTCTATTTTGCGCCCCTCTATATTGACGGGCTGGCTCAAAACTGGGAGATACTGGTTTTTATAGCGGGTCTGATTCTGATTGCAATAGAATTGTTTATAATCCCGGGATTTGGTGTAACGGGTATTACCGGCATTGTATTTATTGTTGCCGGACTTACGCTTAGTCTTCTTAATAATACTGATTTTAATTTCAAAGGTATTACCGGTTCGGAGTCCGGACAAGCTGTTCTAACAGTTTTGATGGGGATTGGTGCCAGTTTTGTATTGATGATATGGCTTTCAAATAAGATAGGCTCTTCTGGTTTATTCAGAAAAGTTGCTCTTGAAGCCGATCTGGAACAATCTCTATCAAATACCAATCTACCGTATTATATTGGTAAATATGGCAAAGCGGCTACGGTTCTTCGCCCCTCTGGCAAGGTTGAAATTGAAAACGAATTATTTGATGCAGTATCTGAATCCGGATTTATCGAAAAAGGATCGAGTGTCAAAGTTGTTAAATTTGAAAACAGTCAGCTATACGTTGAAAAAGTATAA